One region of Triticum aestivum cultivar Chinese Spring chromosome 6B, IWGSC CS RefSeq v2.1, whole genome shotgun sequence genomic DNA includes:
- the LOC123138953 gene encoding putative leucine-rich repeat receptor-like protein kinase At2g19210, with protein sequence MAAMRWLPFLCLAVAAAGSMLHQARAQADSKGFVNIDCGHPGETYVETDTIAKLQFAPDAGFIDSGSNHDISVEYMSSRAPKFMQNVRSFPDGKRNCYKIRSLVRGLKYIIRAWFLYGNYDGLNTSPMFDLYIGANFWTTVNMSGGPSDTYLTVEAMVVVPDDYVHVCLVNTGDGTPFISALELRPLKSMLYPQVSPKQGLNLHRRLDLGTGSKTRVIRYPDDPHDRIWRPVDTTAEYPSITTFRRVQNPNDDLFQVPTEVMDTAMTARNASSLIEITMHPQPQRNNPSPGYIAVLHIAELGILRGNAVRQFYVNVNGKRWYPDALTPKYLSSGAIYGAIVPDQQGTITISIEATAGSTLPPIINAFESFSVMPTTKVDTESEDGMPSPTSTTNAGSKDGNFGSNKSEDVMCIGGNSCKKSNKLVLYIAVPIAGLVDQHEQLCKTATSNEQHHGWDEKDFKRIPTMTACPTIRRTLIRSK encoded by the exons ATGGCGGCAATGCGGTGGTTGCCATTTCTCTGCCTCGCCGTTGCTGCCGCTGGCAGCATGCTACATCAAGCTCGTGCCCAGGCTGACAGCAAAG GTTTTGTAAACATAGACTGCGGTCACCCAGGGGAGACGTACGTAGAAACCGACACCATAGCAAAGCTGCAGTTCGCCCCGGATGCCGGTTTCATAGACAGCGGTTCGAACCATGACATCTCCGTCGAGTACATGAGCAGTCGGGCTCCCAAGTTTATGCAGAACGTGCGCAGCTTCCCCGATGGTAAGCGCAACTGCTACAAGATTCGGTCCCTGGTGCGCGGGCTCAAGTACATCATCCGAGCGTGGTTCTTGTACGGCAACTACGACGGCCTTAACACATCGCCCATGTTTGACCTCTACATCGGCGCAAACTTTTGGACGACGGTAAACATGTCAGGGGGGCCATCGGACACTTATTTAACTGTAGAGGCCATGGTGGTCGTGCCGGACGACTACGTGCATGTCTGCCTGGTGAACACCGGCGACGGGACGCCGTTCATCTCGGCGCTGGAGCTGAGGCCGCTTAAGAGCATGCTCTATCCACAGGTGAGCCCGAAGCAGGGCCTGAACCTGCACCGGAGGTTAGACCTCGGCACGGGGAGTAAAACGCGCGTAATAAG GTACCCTGATGACCCACATGACCGAATATGGAGACCAGTGGATACCACAGCGGAATACCCCAGCATCACAACGTTTAGAAGGGTGCAGAACCCAAACGATGACCTTTTCCAGGTGCCGACGGAGGTGATGGACACAGCGATGACTGCCCGGAACGCCTCCTCGCTCATAGAGATCACCATGCACCCTCAGCCTCAGCGCAACAACCCGTCGCCCGGGTACATCGCTGTCCTGCACATCGCGGAGCTAGGCATTCTCAGAGGCAACGCCGTGCGCCAGTTCTACGTCAACGTCAACGGCAAGCGATGGTACCCAGATGCCCTCACACCGAAATACCTCTCCAGTGGTGCCATCTACGGTGCCATTGTTCCCGACCAACAAGGCACCATCACCATTTCCATCGAAGCCACCGCCGGCTCGACGCTGCCGCCGATTATCAATGCTTTTGAGAGTTTCTCCGTCATGCCCACCACTAAAGTCGACACCGAGTCCGAGGATGGTATGCCCTCGCCCACTTCGACCACTAACGCCGGGTCCAAGGATGGTAACTTCGGCTCCAACAAGTCCGAGGATG TCATGTGCATCGGTGGCAATTCATGCAAGAAGAGCAATAAGCTTGTCCTCTACATAGCCGTCCCTATAGCCGGGCTTGTG GATCAACATGAACAACTCTGTAAAACTGCAACGTCAAATGAGCAGCACCACGGTTGGGATGAGAAGGATTTCAAGAGGATTCCAACAATGACCGCCTGTCCTACTATACGACGAACACTTATTCGTTCCAAGTGA
- the LOC123136135 gene encoding signal recognition particle receptor subunit alpha has translation MLEELLIFTRGGLILWSLAGAAAALKGSPIDALVRSFLLEGRFASAGFTHGPHALRWAYDNALGLVFVAVYRRVLHLLYVDDLLAAVSADFARIYEPRRASYDEFGEMFRQLHLEAEARASRPPSVSAKPAPAASSPGALQPHGGGGGGGGGEGEKTGDESGKDDSDGEPSRQEKHNSAADGSVNGLEENSHTGHGGGVVKREEEGGPNNGAFNLENIKKIFFPHNDKGGDKPKRPVHKDKKPRPGRDKKPVPEDKKPSEKKLDYSNPADHSGGAGKQTAVNQGKSMMDKDEAVRSTAKDGWFSSMFRSIAGSNAELKESDLQPALKSLKDRLMTKNVAEEIAEKLCESVAASLLGKKLGSFTRISSSVQATMEEALVRILTPRRSIDVLRDVHAAKDRGTPYVIVFVGVNGVGKSTNLAKVAYWLLQHDLSVTLAACDTFRSGAVEQLRTHARRLQIPIFEKGYERDPAVVAKGAIQEATRNKSDVVLVDTAGRMQDNEPLMRALSKLINLNNPDLVLFVGEALVGNDAVDQLTKFSQKLTDLSTAPTARSIDGILLTKFDTIDDKVGAALSMVYVSGAPVMFVGCGQSYTDLKKLNVKSIVNTLLE, from the coding sequence ATGTTGGAGGAGCTGCTCATCTTCACGCGCGGCGGCCTCATCCTGTGGTCgctggccggcgccgccgccgcgctgAAGGGCTCCCCGATCGACGCCCTCGTGCGGTCCTTCCTCCTCGAGGGccgcttcgcctccgccggcttcACCCACGGCCCGCACGCGCTCAGGTGGGCCTACGACAACGCGCTCGGGCTCGTCTTCGTCGCCGTGTACCGGCGGGTGCTCCACCTCCTGTACgtcgacgacctcctggccgccgTCAGCGCCGACTTCGCGCGGATCTACGAGCCGCGCCGCGCGTCCTATGACGAGTTCGGCGAGATGTTCCGGCAGCTCCATCTCGAGGCCGAGGCGCGCGCGTCGCGTCCACCTTCCGTCTCCGCGAAGCCTGCTCCAGCAGCTTCATCCCCTGGCGCTCTCCAGCCccatggtggcggtggcggtggtggtggtggtgagggtGAGAAGACGGGTGATGAGTCTGGGAAGGATGACTCCGATGGTGAACCTTCCCGGCAGGAGAAGCACAACTCAGCAGCAGATGGTAGCGTCAATGGTTTGGAAGAGAATTCTCATACCGGCCATGGTGGTGGTGTTGTgaaaagggaggaggaaggaggtccCAACAACGGGGCTTTTAATTTGGAAAacataaaaaagatattttttccGCACAATGATAAAGGCGGAGACAAGCCGAAGAGACCTGTGCACAAGGATAAGAAACCGAGACCAGGGAGAGACAAGAAACCTGTACCCGAGGATAAGAAACCATCCGAGAAGAAGTTGGATTACTCCAACCCGGCGGATCATAGCGGAGGGGCTGGGAAGCAGACGGCTGTCAACCAGGGGAAGAGCATGATGGACAAGGATGAAGCTGTGAGGAGCACAGCAAAGGATGGGTGGTTCTCATCAATGTTCAGGAGCATTGCAGGTAGCAATGCAGAACTGAAGGAGTCTGATCTGCAACCTGCACTCAAATCTCTGAAAGACCGGCTCATGACCAAGAATGTAGCCGAGGAAATTGCAGAGAAGCTCTGTGAATCAGTTGCGGCTAGCCTCCTAGGCAAGAAGCTTGGGTCGTTCACACGGATATCCTCTTCTGTTCAGGCAACTATGGAAGAGGCTCTGGTCCGCATTTTGACCCCAAGGCGATCTATTGACGTACTGAGAGATGTTCATGCTGCCAAGGACCGTGGCACGCCATATGTCATCGTCTTTGTTGGGGTTAATGGGGTAGGCAAATCCACTAACCTCGCAAAGGTTGCTTATTGGCTTCTTCAGCATGATCTTAGTGTCACGCTGGCAGCATGTGACACCTTTAGATCTGGCGCTGTTGAGCAGCTGCGCACACATGCTCGCAGGCTTCAGATTCCAATATTTGAGAAAGGATACGAAAGGGATCCAGCTGTAGTGGCCAAGGGTGCGATTCAGGAAGCCACTCGGAATAAATCAGACGTTGTTCTTGTCGACACTGCCGGGCGTATGCAAGACAATGAGCCACTCATGAGGGCACTCTCCAAGCTCATCAATCTCAATAACCCGGATCTGGTTTTGTTTGTGGGAGAAGCGCTGGTGGGAAATGATGCTGTTGATCAGCTCACCAAGTTTAGCCAGAAACTGACAGACCTTTCCACTGCTCCCACTGCTAGATCGATAGATGGCATCCTGCTTACCAAGTTTGACACCATTGATGACAAGGTTGGAGCAGCGCTTTCCATGGTGTATGTATCTGGAGCTCCTGTCATGttcgttggctgtggtcagtctTACACTGACCTCAAGAAGCTCAACGTAAAATCCATTGTCAATACCCTCCTGGAGTGA